The sequence below is a genomic window from uncultured Stenotrophomonas sp..
AGACTCCGCTCAAGCTCGCCCGTGCGCTGGAAGCCAACGGCGTGCCGGTGATCGGCACCTCGCCGGATTCGATCGACCTGGCCGAAGACCGCGAGCGCTTCCAGAAGCTGGTGCAGGACCTCGGCCTGAAGCAGCCGCCGAACCGCACCGCGCGCACCGCCGAGGAAGCGCTGACCCTGGCCCGCGAGATCGGCTACCCGCTGGTGGTGCGCCCGAGCTACGTGCTCGGCGGCCGCGCGATGGAAATCGTCTACGGCGAGGCCGACCTGGCCCGCTACGTGCGCGATGCGGTCAAGGTCTCCAACGATTCGCCGGTGCTGCTCGACCACTTCCTCGACGCCGCGGTCGAAGCCGACGTGGACATCATCTGCGACCATGAGGGCAACGTGCTGATCGGCGGGGTGATGGAGCACATCGAGGAAGCCGGCGTGCACTCGGGTGATTCGTCCTGCTCGCTGCCGCCGTACTCGCTGTCCCCGGCCACGCAGGAAGAACTGCGCCGGCAGGTGCGCGAACTGGCCAAGGCGCTGAACGTGGTCGGCCTGATGAACACCCAGTTCGCGATCCAGACCGATGCCGACGGCAACGACGTGATCTACCTGCTGGAAGTGAATCCGCGTGCCTCGCGCACCGTACCGTTCGTGTCCAAGGCCACCGGCGTGGCGCTGGCCAAGATCGCCGCCCGCTGCATGGCCGGCATGAGCCTGGCCGAGCAGGGCGCAACCACCGAGGTGGTGCCGGACTACTACTCGGTGAAGGAAGCCATCTTCCCGTTCGCCAAATTCCAGGGCGTGGACCCGATCCTCGGGCCGGAAATGCGCTCCACCGGTGAGGTGATGGGCGTGGGCCGCAGCTTCAGCGCCGCCTTCGCGCGCGCGCAGGAAGCCGGCGGCATCAAGACCCCGCCGCTGGGCAAGGCCTTCATCTCGGTGCGCGACGCCGACAAACTGCGCGTGCTGCCGGCGGCGAAGGGGCTGGTCGAGCGCGGCTACTCGCTGGTCGCCACCCGCGGTACCGCGGCGTGGCTGCAGCAGCAGGGGTTCGCCTGCGAGGTGGTCAACAAGGTGGTCGAAGGCCGCCCGCACATCGTGGACAGCATCAAGAACGGCGAGATCGTCTACATCGTCAACACCACCGAAGGCCGCGCGGCGATCAACGACTCGTTCTCGATCCGCCGCGAGGCCCTGCAGAACCGCATCACCTATTCGACCACGGTGGCCGGCGCCAAGGCGCTGGTGCAATCGCTGGAATTCCGCGGCACCGGCCCGGTGTGGTCGCTGCAGGAACTGCACAAGGAACTGAACGCATGAGAGCCCCCATCACCCTGAAAGGCGCACAGCGCCTGCGCGAAGAGCTCGAACACCTGAAGTCGGTGAAGCGGCCGAAGGTGATCGCCGCGATCGCCGAGGCCCGCGAGCACGGTGACCTGAAGGAGAACGCCGAGTACCACGCCGCGCGCGAGGAGCAGGGTTTCATCGAAGGCCGCATCAAGCAGCTGGAAGGCGAGCTGTCGCATGCCGAGATCATCGACATCAGCAAGCTCAACGCCGGCAGCAAGGTGGTGTTCGGCGCCACGGTGACGCTGGCCGACGTGGAAACCGACGAGGAGAAGCGCTACCAAATCGTCGGCGACCTGGAAGCGGACATCAAGCTGGGCCTGATCGCCATTTCCTCGCCGGTGGCGCGGGCGCTGATCGGCAAGCTGGAAGGCGACAGCGTTGCCATCGCCGCCCCGGCCGGCCAGCGCGAGTACGAGATCGTCAGCGTCGAATACCTTGATTGATCGTAGGTGCGGGGCTTGTGCTTGCATCCCTTTTCGGGGCCCCGCACGCAGCTTTCCCGGCGATGCCACATGCGGGGCGAGCCCGCATCTACATGAGTGTCCCGACGGGAAGCAGAGCACCCCATGACCCACGCCAAAGCCACCCTGCTGCTTCCCGCCCGCAGCCGCTTCCCCGGCGGCGCCTTGCCGGCACAGGTGGCGGGCGCCCTCGGCCGTGCCGACCGGAGCGAGGGCGAGGCCGGCGAATCCGCGCAACTGCGCCGGCATTTCGACGTGCGGCCGCAGGCATGGTCCGCCGCCGCGTTGACCCGCCAACACGATGCCAACGATGCCGGCCACGGCCTGTGGCTGCGCGCCGACCCGGCCAACGTGACGCCGGACATGCAGGGCGCGCGCCTGATGGCATCGGCCGAAACCCTGCGGCTGGAGCAGGACGACGTGGATGCTTTGTTGCCGGCCCTGCAGCCGCTGTTTGCCGGTTTCGGTTTCCGGCTCGACGCCCCCACGCCCTCGCGCTGGTACCTGCGCCTGCCCGACGACACGCCGCTGCCCGCGTTCGCCGCGCCGGAAACCGTGCTCGGCGACGACCTGTTCGGACACCTGCCGGAAGGCGAGCACGGCCGCCGCTGGC
It includes:
- a CDS encoding Regulatory protein, with translation MTHAKATLLLPARSRFPGGALPAQVAGALGRADRSEGEAGESAQLRRHFDVRPQAWSAAALTRQHDANDAGHGLWLRADPANVTPDMQGARLMASAETLRLEQDDVDALLPALQPLFAGFGFRLDAPTPSRWYLRLPDDTPLPAFAAPETVLGDDLFGHLPEGEHGRRWRGLLTEAQVLLHQHPWNGQRSAQGKRPVNSLWFWGAGRLPDSVHTGHAQVRSRDAQLQALAQLAGVRIDGGHAVDALVDLRQLRSLEQLTRDAIAPLLDAITRGELRELRLDFEDGVQYRIHRGQRWRFWKKPLPTLADD
- the greA gene encoding transcription elongation factor (Evidence 2a : Function of homologous gene experimentally demonstrated in an other organism; PubMedId : 14633991, 2243801, 7854424, 9054416, 9512710; Product type f : factor), which produces MRAPITLKGAQRLREELEHLKSVKRPKVIAAIAEAREHGDLKENAEYHAAREEQGFIEGRIKQLEGELSHAEIIDISKLNAGSKVVFGATVTLADVETDEEKRYQIVGDLEADIKLGLIAISSPVARALIGKLEGDSVAIAAPAGQREYEIVSVEYLD